TTCCAGATGGAGATACAGGTACAAATATGTCATTAACTATGCAGTCGGCCGTAAAACAAATAAAAAATCTTGATAGTGATGATATTGCACAAATTGCTTCAGCAGCATCAAAGGGTTCATTGATGGGTGCTAGAGGTAATTCAGGTGTTATTTTGTCACAGTTATTTAGAGGCTTTGCAAAGGGATTAAATGATGTAAAAAAAATAGATACTAAGGCTATAGCAAAAGCCTTTAAATCTGCATCAGATACGGCATATAAAGCTGTTATGAAACCGACTGAGGGTACAATATTGACTGTTGCAAGAGAGTGTGCAGAGAAAGCTTCAGAATTGTCAGAGCATGAAACGGATATAAAAGTGTTTTTAGAAACCGTAATTGACTATGGAGAAACAGTATTAAATAAAACTCCTGACATGTTAGAAGTATTGAAACAAGCAGGAGTAGTTGATGCGGGTGGAAAAGGATTAATCTTCATTCTAAAGGGAGCTTATCTAGGATTGGTTTCAGAAGATGATTCAGTCATTGAAGATTTAGACCATGCAGAAGAGCCAGCTAATTTAAGTGATGCTCATGAACAAGAGGATATTAAGTTCGGATATTGTACAGAATTTATTATAAATACTACTAACGGGAATGCAGATGAATTTAGAAATCAGATAAGTGGATATGGTGATTCTATTCTAGTAGTTGGTGGAGATGATATAATAAAGGTTCATATACATACTAATGAACCAGGTGAAGTTATAAACAAGGCTATGGCTTTAGGTGAACTTATTGATATAAAAATAGATAATATGAGATATCAACATAAGAATAGAATTTTAGAAGAAGAGACAGTAACTGAAAATGAAGAGGAAAATATAAAAGAATACAGTTTCATAGCAGTAGCTATGGGAGATGGGATAAAAAATGTGTTTAAGGATTTAAATATTGATTATGTGATTGCCGGTGGGCAAACTATGAATCCAAGTACAGAGGACATACTAAATGCAATAAATGAGGTTAAAGGCAGGAATGTAATAATACTCCCAAATAATAGTAATATAATATTAGCTGCAACACAAGCAAAGGAATTAAGTGATAAAAACGTGGAAGTTATTCCTGCAAAGACAATTCCACAGGGAATTTCGGCAATGCTTGCTTTTGATGAAGAACTTGATATTAACGAAAACGTGGATAATATGACTAAAGCAATAAGTTCAGTTAAAACAGGACAAATAACATTTGCTGTTAGGGATACAGTTATTAATGACGTAGAGATTAACAAGGACGATATAATAGGATTAAATGATGGAGACATAGTGACAGTTGGTAACAATATTAAAGATGTAGCAATAGATTTGGTAAAAGAATTAGTAGATGAGGACAATTATTTAATAACTATAATTTATGGTGAAGACATATCAGAGGGAGAAGCAAATGAATTGGCAGAAGAGATAGAAAATGAAGCTGAAGATTGTGACGTGGAAGTGGTATACGGAGGACAACCTCTTTATTACTATATTATTTCTGTTGAATAGATTAAATATATATTAAAAAAGAAGTAGTTGAGGTGATAAACCTTAGCTACTTTTTTATTTGCTTTAATTAATAAAGTTTTTTATAATATAAACAAACATACGTTTTGAGGTGAGGAGTTTGAGTAAGCTAAATATGTCTGTCCAATACGTAAAAGGGGTTGGACCAAAGAGGGCTAAGAAACTCAATAGGATAAATATAGAAACTGTTAATGATTTAATATATTACTTTCCAAGAACCTATGAAGATAGAAGAACTATAAAAAAAATTATAGATTGCCAAGAAGGGGAAAAGGCTACTTTAAAAGTATTAGTGTGTGGAGATTCAGCTGTAAATCGTCCGAGAAAAGGTCTTACTATAACTAAAGTACCTGTAAGAGATGATACCGGATTTGCTTATTTGGTATGGTTCAATCAAGAATATTTTGCGAAAAGATTAAAAAAAGGTCAGACAATAAAAGTAAATGGAAAAGTTAAAAAAAATTTCAAAGGCCTAGAGATATACAATCCTGAAATCACAACTGCTGATAAATTCGATAATAGATTTGATAGAGTATTACCTATTTATCCGTTAACTGAGAAATTAACCAATAATGAAATGATA
This region of Caldisalinibacter kiritimatiensis genomic DNA includes:
- a CDS encoding DAK2 domain-containing protein, whose product is MKTEYIDSKLLRKMFIFAAKSLEKNKKTVDALNVFPVPDGDTGTNMSLTMQSAVKQIKNLDSDDIAQIASAASKGSLMGARGNSGVILSQLFRGFAKGLNDVKKIDTKAIAKAFKSASDTAYKAVMKPTEGTILTVARECAEKASELSEHETDIKVFLETVIDYGETVLNKTPDMLEVLKQAGVVDAGGKGLIFILKGAYLGLVSEDDSVIEDLDHAEEPANLSDAHEQEDIKFGYCTEFIINTTNGNADEFRNQISGYGDSILVVGGDDIIKVHIHTNEPGEVINKAMALGELIDIKIDNMRYQHKNRILEEETVTENEEENIKEYSFIAVAMGDGIKNVFKDLNIDYVIAGGQTMNPSTEDILNAINEVKGRNVIILPNNSNIILAATQAKELSDKNVEVIPAKTIPQGISAMLAFDEELDINENVDNMTKAISSVKTGQITFAVRDTVINDVEINKDDIIGLNDGDIVTVGNNIKDVAIDLVKELVDEDNYLITIIYGEDISEGEANELAEEIENEAEDCDVEVVYGGQPLYYYIISVE